From Calothrix sp. PCC 6303, a single genomic window includes:
- a CDS encoding inorganic phosphate transporter yields the protein MLITFVIILAFYLAFNLGANDVANAMGTSVGSKAITLKQALIVAGVLEFAGAALFGREVTETLSTNVANPELFANSPQSLITGMISVLIACGLWLQIATARGLPVSSSHAVVGAIAGFSGVALGGKAIAWSSIGTITVGWVLTPVISGIIAALFYSQIQRWILQQPNQLTQLNEWIPWLSTALIGAFGVIVLPTLTQPITELLGDKLGIQIPQHDISLLIGGLVVFGLTVSGWQQLKVTESENNLEKPAIENPIERLFARYQVLSACFVAFAHGSNDVGNAIAPLATIIYTIKNHAVPTAGIEIPLWIMLIGAMGIVTGLAILGKKVIATIGESIITLQPSSGFCAELATATTILLASRFGLPVSTSHALVGGVVGIGLVKDFKSIQFSTLKGIAAAWVITLPASAGLSAVIFSLIRWIGF from the coding sequence ATGTTAATTACTTTCGTTATTATTCTGGCTTTTTATCTTGCATTTAACCTTGGTGCAAATGATGTTGCTAACGCGATGGGGACTTCGGTAGGTTCTAAAGCGATAACATTAAAGCAAGCTTTGATTGTAGCTGGTGTATTAGAATTTGCAGGTGCAGCATTATTTGGGCGTGAAGTTACGGAGACTTTATCCACAAATGTGGCTAATCCGGAATTATTCGCAAATTCACCCCAATCATTAATTACTGGAATGATATCCGTATTAATAGCTTGTGGATTATGGTTACAGATAGCAACAGCGAGGGGTTTGCCAGTATCATCATCCCATGCGGTGGTGGGCGCGATCGCAGGATTCAGTGGAGTGGCTTTGGGCGGTAAAGCGATCGCGTGGTCTTCTATTGGTACAATTACCGTGGGTTGGGTATTAACCCCAGTTATCAGTGGAATTATCGCGGCTTTATTTTATAGTCAAATTCAACGTTGGATTTTGCAGCAACCAAATCAACTCACGCAACTCAACGAGTGGATTCCTTGGTTAAGCACAGCTTTAATTGGGGCTTTTGGTGTGATTGTCTTGCCAACTTTGACTCAGCCAATTACAGAATTATTGGGTGACAAACTTGGAATACAGATACCACAACATGATATTTCCCTATTAATCGGTGGATTAGTTGTATTTGGCTTAACAGTTTCTGGTTGGCAACAACTCAAAGTTACCGAAAGTGAAAATAACCTTGAAAAACCAGCAATTGAAAACCCCATCGAAAGACTCTTTGCCCGGTATCAAGTATTAAGTGCTTGCTTTGTCGCCTTTGCCCATGGTTCTAATGATGTGGGTAATGCGATCGCGCCATTGGCAACCATCATATATACTATCAAAAACCATGCTGTTCCCACTGCCGGAATTGAAATACCGTTATGGATAATGCTAATTGGAGCTATGGGGATCGTTACCGGATTGGCAATTCTCGGTAAAAAAGTAATTGCCACCATCGGCGAAAGCATCATTACTTTACAACCCAGTAGTGGCTTTTGTGCAGAATTGGCAACCGCAACCACAATTTTACTCGCTTCCCGTTTTGGTTTGCCTGTTTCCACTTCCCATGCTTTGGTTGGGGGGGTTGTGGGTATTGGTTTAGTCAAAGATTTCAAGTCAATTCAATTTTCCACTCTCAAAGGGATTGCTGCCGCTTGGGTAATTACACTTCCAGCTAGTGCAGGATTGAGTGCAGTTATTTTTAGCTTGATTCGGTGGATAGGATTTTAG
- a CDS encoding Cof-type HAD-IIB family hydrolase, whose translation MTSTPVPDIKLLAVDIDGTIAGHSNKVSSKVKEAIAQAQEKGIQVAIATGRMYRSALRFHSEINSPLPLIAYQGAWIQNPATEKAERHLTVSRKTVEQLLDYFEQPELRKLLSVHFYIDDQLYIRELTRESKIYAQRSNIKPVVVGDLRQTLEREPTKVLALCDDHNVIDQLLGSLRTQYTPAELYLTKSVATFFEATHPSVNKGAAVKYLAEELLGLQAEQVMTIGDNFNDVEMLQYAGVGVAMGNAPPEVQAMANWVAPSIEGDGVAAAIQKFLL comes from the coding sequence ATGACATCTACCCCAGTACCAGATATTAAGCTTTTAGCTGTTGACATCGATGGAACAATAGCGGGACATTCTAATAAAGTTAGTAGTAAAGTTAAAGAAGCGATCGCACAAGCTCAAGAAAAGGGTATTCAGGTTGCTATTGCCACTGGACGTATGTATCGTTCTGCGTTACGCTTCCACAGCGAGATTAACTCACCATTACCCCTAATTGCCTACCAAGGTGCTTGGATTCAAAACCCAGCTACTGAAAAAGCCGAACGTCATCTGACAGTATCTCGGAAAACAGTTGAGCAATTACTAGATTATTTTGAACAACCAGAATTACGAAAACTATTATCTGTCCATTTTTATATTGACGATCAACTTTATATTCGAGAACTAACTAGGGAATCAAAAATCTACGCTCAACGTTCCAATATTAAACCAGTTGTTGTTGGAGATTTACGCCAAACTTTAGAGCGAGAACCAACCAAAGTACTGGCATTATGCGATGATCATAATGTGATTGACCAATTATTAGGTTCTCTACGCACTCAGTATACCCCCGCCGAACTGTACCTGACAAAATCAGTAGCAACCTTTTTTGAAGCAACTCACCCATCTGTAAATAAGGGTGCAGCAGTTAAGTATCTAGCAGAAGAATTATTGGGATTACAAGCTGAACAGGTGATGACTATTGGTGATAACTTTAATGATGTAGAGATGCTTCAATATGCTGGTGTCGGAGTAGCAATGGGGAATGCACCACCAGAAGTCCAAGCTATGGCGAATTGGGTTGCTCCCAGTATAGAAGGGGATGGGGTAGCAGCGGCAATTCAGAAATTCTTATTATAA
- a CDS encoding low molecular weight protein tyrosine phosphatase family protein, giving the protein MKKLLFICSQNKLRSPTAEAVFSEYEGLEVESAGLNHDAEVPLSVEMLEEADIIFVMEKAHRSKLSKKFKPYLKNQRIICLDIPDNYDYMDVDLIKILKNKVLPLLNIC; this is encoded by the coding sequence GTGAAAAAGCTTTTATTTATATGTAGTCAAAATAAGTTAAGAAGTCCCACGGCTGAAGCTGTTTTTTCCGAATATGAAGGGTTGGAAGTAGAATCTGCGGGTTTAAATCATGATGCGGAAGTACCTCTTTCAGTTGAGATGCTGGAGGAAGCTGATATTATTTTTGTTATGGAAAAGGCACACAGAAGTAAGTTATCAAAAAAGTTTAAGCCTTATCTGAAAAATCAGCGGATTATATGTTTAGATATTCCTGATAATTACGATTATATGGATGTGGATTTGATTAAAATCCTAAAAAATAAAGTACTCCCATTATTAAACATCTGCTGA
- the aqpZ gene encoding aquaporin Z, whose amino-acid sequence MSLIKRSIAEFVGTFWLVLGGCGSAVLAAAYTADGAKISESTSFPLGIGLVGVSLAFGLTVLTGAYAFGHISGGHFNPAVSFGLWAGKRFPASDLLPYIVAQVLGATTGAGIIYMIASGKTGFALSGSNPLATNGFGAHSPGSYSLLACLITEVVMTFMFLLIILGVTDRRAPKGFAPLAIGFGLTLIHLISIPITNTSVNPARSTGVALFAGPELFSQVWLFWLAPILGGILAGWFYVTVFSESTVEERRSIEELV is encoded by the coding sequence ATGTCTCTGATCAAACGTAGTATCGCTGAATTTGTCGGTACATTTTGGCTGGTTTTAGGTGGCTGTGGTAGTGCAGTTTTAGCAGCAGCCTATACCGCAGATGGTGCTAAAATTAGTGAAAGTACTTCTTTCCCTTTAGGTATTGGATTAGTAGGTGTGTCCTTAGCATTTGGACTAACTGTCCTCACAGGAGCTTATGCATTTGGTCATATTTCTGGGGGGCATTTTAACCCTGCTGTTTCCTTCGGGCTTTGGGCTGGTAAGCGATTTCCTGCCTCAGATTTACTACCTTACATAGTTGCTCAAGTACTCGGCGCTACTACGGGTGCAGGTATTATCTACATGATAGCTAGCGGTAAAACTGGATTTGCACTCAGCGGCTCTAACCCACTTGCAACTAATGGCTTTGGTGCTCACTCTCCAGGCAGTTATAGCTTACTCGCTTGCTTAATCACTGAAGTCGTGATGACTTTCATGTTTTTGTTAATTATTCTCGGTGTAACCGATCGTCGCGCTCCCAAAGGATTTGCACCACTGGCAATTGGTTTTGGACTCACTTTGATTCACTTAATCAGCATTCCTATCACCAATACTTCAGTTAATCCTGCTCGTAGTACTGGAGTTGCGTTATTTGCTGGTCCAGAACTTTTTTCCCAAGTCTGGCTATTTTGGTTAGCTCCTATCTTGGGTGGTATTTTGGCTGGATGGTTCTATGTAACAGTTTTTAGCGAATCAACTGTAGAAGAACGACGAAGCATTGAAGAGCTAGTTTAA
- a CDS encoding Calvin cycle protein CP12 translates to MPQVSESIQAYQDAKITLDQAINEAVIEARATCEIKGKYSPECAVVWDIVEELQAERSHRQQENRIPTSLDYYCHFHPEADECRIYDV, encoded by the coding sequence ATGCCTCAGGTCTCAGAATCAATCCAAGCTTACCAAGATGCTAAAATAACCTTAGATCAAGCAATTAATGAAGCAGTCATTGAAGCCCGTGCAACCTGCGAAATTAAAGGAAAATATTCCCCAGAATGTGCAGTGGTTTGGGATATTGTAGAGGAATTACAAGCAGAGCGATCGCATCGTCAACAGGAGAACCGAATTCCCACATCCCTCGACTATTACTGCCACTTTCACCCTGAAGCTGATGAGTGTCGCATTTATGATGTCTAA
- a CDS encoding bifunctional class I SAM-dependent methyltransferase/HIT family protein, giving the protein MLKQKNNFSHLTAIERINLSLPIQFLLENNLLKGEILDFGCGFGNDVKLLQKKGFKINGYDPHYFPDYPENKFDTIVCCYVLNVLFTEQQSNVLMAISHLLKPGGKAYYAVRRDIKKEGFREHYVHKKPTYQCIVKLPFKSLKLEENYEIYEYTHYNYQRNSSNNCLFCNPRQNLKLITESATAYAILDGYPLSNGHTLVIPKRHVSNYFDLPFKEQSACWLMVNKVQEILNQEFKPDGFNVGMNVNREAGQNMMHVSIHIVPRYGGDVMGAKSGMRCVIPQKK; this is encoded by the coding sequence ATGCTCAAGCAAAAAAATAATTTTAGCCATTTGACGGCAATAGAAAGGATAAATTTATCACTGCCAATACAGTTTTTATTAGAAAATAATTTACTTAAAGGTGAGATTCTTGACTTTGGTTGTGGCTTTGGTAATGATGTAAAGTTACTTCAGAAAAAAGGGTTTAAAATTAATGGGTATGATCCTCATTACTTTCCAGACTATCCTGAAAATAAATTTGATACAATAGTTTGCTGTTATGTATTAAATGTTTTGTTTACTGAACAACAATCAAATGTATTGATGGCAATTTCACATTTACTCAAACCAGGAGGTAAAGCCTACTATGCAGTAAGAAGAGATATCAAAAAGGAAGGATTTAGAGAACATTATGTTCACAAAAAGCCAACATATCAATGTATTGTTAAACTGCCATTTAAATCTCTTAAGTTAGAAGAAAATTACGAAATATACGAATATACACATTATAACTATCAAAGAAATTCATCCAATAATTGCCTATTTTGCAACCCCCGTCAAAACCTGAAATTAATTACAGAGTCTGCAACCGCTTATGCCATACTTGACGGCTACCCACTTAGTAATGGGCATACCTTGGTAATACCTAAACGTCATGTTAGTAATTACTTCGATTTACCCTTTAAAGAACAATCAGCATGTTGGTTAATGGTGAATAAGGTTCAGGAAATTCTCAACCAGGAATTTAAACCTGATGGTTTTAATGTGGGCATGAATGTTAATCGAGAAGCTGGTCAGAATATGATGCATGTTAGTATTCATATAGTTCCTCGCTATGGAGGAGACGTTATGGGTGCAAAAAGTGGAATGCGATGTGTGATTCCTCAGAAAAAATAG